Proteins co-encoded in one Odontesthes bonariensis isolate fOdoBon6 chromosome 24, fOdoBon6.hap1, whole genome shotgun sequence genomic window:
- the pum2 gene encoding pumilio homolog 2 isoform X7, with translation MLSRGMSVPCSILGMNDVAWQETRGGMLHANGAPESGGVRVLAGGPLTTVGGAGQAPGAPHLQGMDRGPHPTPGTPQPPLSGRSQDDATVGYFFQRQPGEQLVGFTPSKHRWPTGDANHVDQVRAVDEMNYDFQALALESRGMGELLPAKKLWDSDELAKDGRKGMLLGEEWRDNAWGSSHHSVSQPIMVQRRPGQGFHGNGDANSVLSPRSEGGGLGVSMVEYVLSSSPGDKMDSRYRNGGYGGGDVDQDGREKNDAQEKVSPFEENKIPEKVGEDGDPAKANGRALLNGMDRDCKDFNPTPGSRQASPTEAVERMGPSQTGLEMMGQHHVHVLQQQNPAQNKVQAEDFHNQEAQNMGGMEQQAGVESLQFDYAGNQIQVDSSGTPVGLFDYSSQQQLFQRSNPLTVQQLTAAQQQQYALAAAQQQHLAGLAPAFVSNPYIINAGPPGTDPYTAAGLAAAATLGGPTVVPPQYYSVPWGVYPANLFQQQAASNANHSANQQASNQGPGPGQQQVMRTGTSQRPLTPGQGQQSQQESLAAAAAANPALAYAGMSGYQVLAPAAYYDQTGALVMGPGARTGLGGPLRLVQTPLLINPAAAQAAAAAASASGSGNNMSGPPANGLYRSMAQPQPQQQQQQAPPQSSGLPSSSFYGSGSVPNTSQSSSLFSHNSAAPPPSSSLGFSSTGGSLGVGLGSALGGFGSSVSSSTSSSVSRRDSLLASSDLYKRGGSSLTPIGQPFYNSLGYSSSPSPIGLTPGHSPLTPPPSLPSSHGSSSSLHLGGLTNGSGRYISAAPGAEAKYRSTGGTSSLFNSSSQLFPPSRPRYSRSDVMPSGRSRLLEDFRNNRFPNLQLRDLPGHMVEFSQDQHGSRFIQQKLERATPAERQMVFGEILQAAYQLMTDVFGNYVIQKFFEFGSADQKLALATRIRGHVLPLALQMYGCRVIQKALESISSDQQGDIVRELDGHVLKCVKDQNGNHVVQKCIECVQPQALQFIIDAFQGQVFVLSTHPYGCRVIQRILEHCTQEQTLPILEELHQHSEQLGQDQYGNYVIQHVLEHGRPEDKSKIVAEVRGKVLVLSQHKFASNVVEKCVIHSSRAERALLIDEVCCQKDGPHSALYTMMKDQYANYVVQRMIDMAEPAQRKIIMHKIRPHIATLRKYTYGKHILAKLEKYYMKSGSELGPIGGPTNGLM, from the exons AT GCTTTCCCGTGGAATGAGCGTTCCATGCAGCATCCTAGGTATGAATGACGTGGCCTGGCAGGAGACAAGAGGTGGGATGCTGCATGCAAATGGTGCTCCTGAGTCTGGAGGCGTGCGAGTTCTTGCTGGAGGGCCCCTGACCACAGTTGGGGGAGCGGGGCAGGCTCCAGGAGCACCACATTTACAGGGCATGGACAGAGGTCCTCACCCCACCCCAGGTACGCCGCAGCCTCCGCTGAGTGGAAGATCTCAGGATGACGCCACAGTCGGATACTTCTTTCAGAGACAGCCTGGAGAGCAGCTTGTAGGTTTTACACCCAGCAAGCATCGCTGGCCAACTGGAGATGCTAACCATGTTGATCAG GTCCGAGCTGTGGATGAAATGAATTACGACTTTCAAGCTCTTGCTTTGGAGTCACGGGGGATGGGGGAG cttttaCCAGCTAAAAAGCTCTGGGATTCTGACGAGTTGGCCAAAGATGGAAGGAAAGGGATGCTTCTTGGTGAGGAGTGGCGGGACAACGCATGGGGATCGTCTC ATCATTCAGTGTCTCAACCAATCATGGTGCAGCGGCGGCCAGGTCAAGGTTTCCATGGCAATGGTGATGCCAATTCCGTGCTATCGCCTCGCTCAGAAGGTGGAGGCCTGGGGGTGAGCATGGTGGAATATGTCCTGAGCTCCTCTCCAGGGGACAAAATGGACAGTCGCTACAGGAACGGTGGTTAT GGTGGAGGAGATGTTGACCAAGACGGGAGAGAGAAGAATGATGCCCAGGAGAAGGTGTCTCCTTTTGAGGAAAATAAAATCCCAGAGAAGGTGGGAGAGGATGGTGATCCTGCTAAGGCCAATGGAAGAGCTCTGCTGAATGGCATGGACAGAGACTGCAAAGACTTTAA tccAACCCCTGGAAGCCGTCAAGCTTCTCCCACCGAggctgtggagaggatgggtcCCAGTCAGACAGGTTTGGAGATGATGGGACAGCACCACGTCCACGTCCTCCAGCAACAGAATCCTGCCCAAAACAAGGTCCAGGCGGAGGACTTCCATAATCAAGAAGCGCAGAACATGGGTGGCATGGAGCAGCAAGCGGGTGTGGAGTCATTACAGTTCGATTATGCTGGGAACCAGATCCAGGTGGACTCCTCAGGAACTCCAGTCGGATTGTTTGACTACAGCTCTCAACAGCAG ttgTTCCAGAGATCTAATCCCCTGACTGTCCAACAGCTCACTGCAGCTCAGCAACAACAATATGCCTTGGCTGCAGCTCAGCAACAGCATCTCG CTGGCCTTGCTCCTGCATTTGTGTCAAACCCTTACATCATTAATGCTGGCCCCCCTGGAACTGATCCCTACACTGCCGCTGGGCTGGCAGCAGCGGCCACGCTTGGAG GCCCCACAGTTGTTCCTCCACAGTACTACAGTGTTCCTTGGGGCGTGTACCCAGCCAATCTTTTCCAGCAACAGGCTGCATCTAATGCCAACCACTCGGCTAATCAGCAAGCATCCAATCAGGGACCAGGGCCCGGCCAACAACAG GTGATGCGCACAGGGACCAGCCAGCGACCTCTTACACCTGGGCAAGGCCAGCAGAGTCAGCAGGAATCTTtagcagctgcagctgctgcaaaCCCTGCACTAGCTTATGCAGGAATGTCTG GTTATCAGGTGTTGGCCCCTGCTGCCTATTATGACCAGACTGGAGCATTGGTGATGGGCCCTGGTGCCCGAACCGGCCTAGGTGGGCCTCTTCGTCTCGTCCAGACCCCTCTCCTCatcaaccctgcagcagcacaggctG cagcagcagcagcgtctGCCTCTGGCTCCGGTAACAACATGTCTGGCCCGCCAGCCAACGGACTGTACCGCTCCATGGCTCAAcctcagcctcagcagcagcagcagcaggctccCCCGCAAAGCAGTGGCCTGCCCTCAAGCTCATTCTATGGCTCTGGATCGGTACCCAACACTTCTCAGAGCAGCTCCCTTTTTTCACACAACTCTGCGGCGCCACCACCAAGTTCCTCCCTGGGCTTCAGCAGCACAGGCGGCTCTCTGGGCGTGGGTCTGGGCTCTGCTCTTGGAGGCTTTGGCTCTTCAG TATCTAGCTCTACAAGTAGCAGTGTATCTCGCAGGGACTCCCTGTTGGCAAGTTCTGACCTATACAAACGAGGTGGTAGCAGTTTAACTCCCATTGGCCAGCCATTTTACAACAGCCTTGGTTACTCATCTTCACCCAGCCCCATTGGCCTAACACCAGGTCACTCCCCACTGACTCCTCCACCTTCTCTGCCATCGTCTCATGGATCTTCCTCCAGCCTTCACTTAG GTGGCCTGACAAATGGCAGTGGGCGTTACATCTCTGCCGCTCCTGGAGCTGAGGCCAAATACCGAAGCACCGGCGGTACATCCAGTCTGTTCAACTCCAGCAGCCAGCTGTTCCCTCCGTCTCGGCCCCGCTACAGTCGCTCTGATGTCATGCCCTCTGGGCGCAGCCGTCTACTGGAAGACTTCAGGAACAACCGTTTCCCGAATCTTCAACTCCGCGACCTGCCAGGACACATGGTGGAGTTCTCCCAAGACCAGCATGGATCCAG ATTTATCCAGCAGAAGCTGGAGAGGGCCACTCCTGCTGAGAGGCAGATGGTGTTTGGAGAGATTCTGCAAGCAGCATATCAACTGATGACTGATGTATTTGGGAATTATGTCATTCAAAAGTTCTTTGAG TTCGGAAGCGCAGACCAGAAGCTTGCTTTAGCAACACGCATTCGTGGACATGTTCTCCCCCTGGCTTTGCAGATGTATGGTTGCAGGGTCATTCAAAAGGCCTTGGAGTCCATTTCCTCAGATCAGCAG GGTGACATTGTACGGGAGTTGGATGGCCATGTGTTGAAGTGTGTGAAGGACCAGAATGGTAACCATGTGGTGCAGAAGTGCATCGAATGTGTCCAGCCACAGGCCCTGCAGTTTATTATTGATGCTTTCCAAGGACAG GTGTTTGTGCTTTCCACACATCCCTACGGCTGCAGAGTTATCCAGAGGATTTTGGAGCACTGCACTCAGGAGCAAACGCTGCCCATCCTGGAAGAGCTTCATCAGCACTCTGAACAGCTGGGCCAG GATCAGTATGGTAACTACGTCATTCAGCATGTTTTGGAGCACGGCAGGCCAGAGGATAAGAGCAAGATTGTGGCAGAGGTTCGAGGAAAGGTTCTTGTCCTGAGCCAACATAAATTTGCAAG
- the pum2 gene encoding pumilio homolog 2 isoform X5, translating to MLSRGMSVPCSILGMNDVAWQETRGGMLHANGAPESGGVRVLAGGPLTTVGGAGQAPGAPHLQGMDRGPHPTPGTPQPPLSGRSQDDATVGYFFQRQPGEQLVGFTPSKHRWPTGDANHVDQVRAVDEMNYDFQALALESRGMGELLPAKKLWDSDELAKDGRKGMLLGEEWRDNAWGSSHHSVSQPIMVQRRPGQGFHGNGDANSVLSPRSEGGGLGVSMVEYVLSSSPGDKMDSRYRNGGYGGGDVDQDGREKNDAQEKVSPFEENKIPEKVGEDGDPAKANGRALLNGMDRDCKDFNPTPGSRQASPTEAVERMGPSQTGLEMMGQHHVHVLQQQNPAQNKVQAEDFHNQEAQNMGGMEQQAGVESLQFDYAGNQIQVDSSGTPVGLFDYSSQQQLFQRSNPLTVQQLTAAQQQQYALAAAQQQHLAGLAPAFVSNPYIINAGPPGTDPYTAAGLAAAATLGGPTVVPPQYYSVPWGVYPANLFQQQAASNANHSANQQASNQGPGPGQQQVMRTGTSQRPLTPGQGQQSQQESLAAAAAANPALAYAGMSGYQVLAPAAYYDQTGALVMGPGARTGLGGPLRLVQTPLLINPAAAQAAAAAASASGSGNNMSGPPANGLYRSMAQPQPQQQQQQAPPQSSGLPSSSFYGSGSVPNTSQSSSLFSHNSAAPPPSSSLGFSSTGGSLGVGLGSALGGFGSSVSSSTSSSVSRRDSLLASSDLYKRGGSSLTPIGQPFYNSLGYSSSPSPIGLTPGHSPLTPPPSLPSSHGSSSSLHLGGLTNGSGRYISAAPGAEAKYRSTGGTSSLFNSSSQLFPPSRPRYSRSDVMPSGRSRLLEDFRNNRFPNLQLRDLPGHMVEFSQDQHGSRFIQQKLERATPAERQMVFGEILQAAYQLMTDVFGNYVIQKFFEFGSADQKLALATRIRGHVLPLALQMYGCRVIQKALESISSDQQVIGDIVRELDGHVLKCVKDQNGNHVVQKCIECVQPQALQFIIDAFQGQVFVLSTHPYGCRVIQRILEHCTQEQTLPILEELHQHSEQLGQDQYGNYVIQHVLEHGRPEDKSKIVAEVRGKVLVLSQHKFASNVVEKCVIHSSRAERALLIDEVCCQKDGPHSALYTMMKDQYANYVVQRMIDMAEPAQRKIIMHKIRPHIATLRKYTYGKHILAKLEKYYMKSGSELGPIGGPTNGLM from the exons AT GCTTTCCCGTGGAATGAGCGTTCCATGCAGCATCCTAGGTATGAATGACGTGGCCTGGCAGGAGACAAGAGGTGGGATGCTGCATGCAAATGGTGCTCCTGAGTCTGGAGGCGTGCGAGTTCTTGCTGGAGGGCCCCTGACCACAGTTGGGGGAGCGGGGCAGGCTCCAGGAGCACCACATTTACAGGGCATGGACAGAGGTCCTCACCCCACCCCAGGTACGCCGCAGCCTCCGCTGAGTGGAAGATCTCAGGATGACGCCACAGTCGGATACTTCTTTCAGAGACAGCCTGGAGAGCAGCTTGTAGGTTTTACACCCAGCAAGCATCGCTGGCCAACTGGAGATGCTAACCATGTTGATCAG GTCCGAGCTGTGGATGAAATGAATTACGACTTTCAAGCTCTTGCTTTGGAGTCACGGGGGATGGGGGAG cttttaCCAGCTAAAAAGCTCTGGGATTCTGACGAGTTGGCCAAAGATGGAAGGAAAGGGATGCTTCTTGGTGAGGAGTGGCGGGACAACGCATGGGGATCGTCTC ATCATTCAGTGTCTCAACCAATCATGGTGCAGCGGCGGCCAGGTCAAGGTTTCCATGGCAATGGTGATGCCAATTCCGTGCTATCGCCTCGCTCAGAAGGTGGAGGCCTGGGGGTGAGCATGGTGGAATATGTCCTGAGCTCCTCTCCAGGGGACAAAATGGACAGTCGCTACAGGAACGGTGGTTAT GGTGGAGGAGATGTTGACCAAGACGGGAGAGAGAAGAATGATGCCCAGGAGAAGGTGTCTCCTTTTGAGGAAAATAAAATCCCAGAGAAGGTGGGAGAGGATGGTGATCCTGCTAAGGCCAATGGAAGAGCTCTGCTGAATGGCATGGACAGAGACTGCAAAGACTTTAA tccAACCCCTGGAAGCCGTCAAGCTTCTCCCACCGAggctgtggagaggatgggtcCCAGTCAGACAGGTTTGGAGATGATGGGACAGCACCACGTCCACGTCCTCCAGCAACAGAATCCTGCCCAAAACAAGGTCCAGGCGGAGGACTTCCATAATCAAGAAGCGCAGAACATGGGTGGCATGGAGCAGCAAGCGGGTGTGGAGTCATTACAGTTCGATTATGCTGGGAACCAGATCCAGGTGGACTCCTCAGGAACTCCAGTCGGATTGTTTGACTACAGCTCTCAACAGCAG ttgTTCCAGAGATCTAATCCCCTGACTGTCCAACAGCTCACTGCAGCTCAGCAACAACAATATGCCTTGGCTGCAGCTCAGCAACAGCATCTCG CTGGCCTTGCTCCTGCATTTGTGTCAAACCCTTACATCATTAATGCTGGCCCCCCTGGAACTGATCCCTACACTGCCGCTGGGCTGGCAGCAGCGGCCACGCTTGGAG GCCCCACAGTTGTTCCTCCACAGTACTACAGTGTTCCTTGGGGCGTGTACCCAGCCAATCTTTTCCAGCAACAGGCTGCATCTAATGCCAACCACTCGGCTAATCAGCAAGCATCCAATCAGGGACCAGGGCCCGGCCAACAACAG GTGATGCGCACAGGGACCAGCCAGCGACCTCTTACACCTGGGCAAGGCCAGCAGAGTCAGCAGGAATCTTtagcagctgcagctgctgcaaaCCCTGCACTAGCTTATGCAGGAATGTCTG GTTATCAGGTGTTGGCCCCTGCTGCCTATTATGACCAGACTGGAGCATTGGTGATGGGCCCTGGTGCCCGAACCGGCCTAGGTGGGCCTCTTCGTCTCGTCCAGACCCCTCTCCTCatcaaccctgcagcagcacaggctG cagcagcagcagcgtctGCCTCTGGCTCCGGTAACAACATGTCTGGCCCGCCAGCCAACGGACTGTACCGCTCCATGGCTCAAcctcagcctcagcagcagcagcagcaggctccCCCGCAAAGCAGTGGCCTGCCCTCAAGCTCATTCTATGGCTCTGGATCGGTACCCAACACTTCTCAGAGCAGCTCCCTTTTTTCACACAACTCTGCGGCGCCACCACCAAGTTCCTCCCTGGGCTTCAGCAGCACAGGCGGCTCTCTGGGCGTGGGTCTGGGCTCTGCTCTTGGAGGCTTTGGCTCTTCAG TATCTAGCTCTACAAGTAGCAGTGTATCTCGCAGGGACTCCCTGTTGGCAAGTTCTGACCTATACAAACGAGGTGGTAGCAGTTTAACTCCCATTGGCCAGCCATTTTACAACAGCCTTGGTTACTCATCTTCACCCAGCCCCATTGGCCTAACACCAGGTCACTCCCCACTGACTCCTCCACCTTCTCTGCCATCGTCTCATGGATCTTCCTCCAGCCTTCACTTAG GTGGCCTGACAAATGGCAGTGGGCGTTACATCTCTGCCGCTCCTGGAGCTGAGGCCAAATACCGAAGCACCGGCGGTACATCCAGTCTGTTCAACTCCAGCAGCCAGCTGTTCCCTCCGTCTCGGCCCCGCTACAGTCGCTCTGATGTCATGCCCTCTGGGCGCAGCCGTCTACTGGAAGACTTCAGGAACAACCGTTTCCCGAATCTTCAACTCCGCGACCTGCCAGGACACATGGTGGAGTTCTCCCAAGACCAGCATGGATCCAG ATTTATCCAGCAGAAGCTGGAGAGGGCCACTCCTGCTGAGAGGCAGATGGTGTTTGGAGAGATTCTGCAAGCAGCATATCAACTGATGACTGATGTATTTGGGAATTATGTCATTCAAAAGTTCTTTGAG TTCGGAAGCGCAGACCAGAAGCTTGCTTTAGCAACACGCATTCGTGGACATGTTCTCCCCCTGGCTTTGCAGATGTATGGTTGCAGGGTCATTCAAAAGGCCTTGGAGTCCATTTCCTCAGATCAGCAGGTAATT GGTGACATTGTACGGGAGTTGGATGGCCATGTGTTGAAGTGTGTGAAGGACCAGAATGGTAACCATGTGGTGCAGAAGTGCATCGAATGTGTCCAGCCACAGGCCCTGCAGTTTATTATTGATGCTTTCCAAGGACAG GTGTTTGTGCTTTCCACACATCCCTACGGCTGCAGAGTTATCCAGAGGATTTTGGAGCACTGCACTCAGGAGCAAACGCTGCCCATCCTGGAAGAGCTTCATCAGCACTCTGAACAGCTGGGCCAG GATCAGTATGGTAACTACGTCATTCAGCATGTTTTGGAGCACGGCAGGCCAGAGGATAAGAGCAAGATTGTGGCAGAGGTTCGAGGAAAGGTTCTTGTCCTGAGCCAACATAAATTTGCAAG
- the pum2 gene encoding pumilio homolog 2 isoform X2: protein MLSRGMSVPCSILGMNDVAWQETRGGMLHANGAPESGGVRVLAGGPLTTVGGAGQAPGAPHLQGMDRGPHPTPGTPQPPLSGRSQDDATVGYFFQRQPGEQLVGFTPSKHRWPTGDANHVDQVRAVDEMNYDFQALALESRGMGELLPAKKLWDSDELAKDGRKGMLLGEEWRDNAWGSSHHSVSQPIMVQRRPGQGFHGNGDANSVLSPRSEGGGLGVSMVEYVLSSSPGDKMDSRYRNGGYGGGDVDQDGREKNDAQEKVSPFEENKIPEKVGEDGDPAKANGRALLNGMDRDCKDFNPTPGSRQASPTEAVERMGPSQTGLEMMGQHHVHVLQQQNPAQNKVQAEDFHNQEAQNMGGMEQQAGVESLQFDYAGNQIQVDSSGTPVGLFDYSSQQQLFQRSNPLTVQQLTAAQQQQYALAAAQQQHLAGLAPAFVSNPYIINAGPPGTDPYTAAGLAAAATLGGPTVVPPQYYSVPWGVYPANLFQQQAASNANHSANQQASNQGPGPGQQQVMRTGTSQRPLTPGQGQQSQQESLAAAAAANPALAYAGMSGYQVLAPAAYYDQTGALVMGPGARTGLGGPLRLVQTPLLINPAAAQAAAAASASGSGNNMSGPPANGLYRSMAQPQPQQQQQQAPPQSSGLPSSSFYGSGSVPNTSQSSSLFSHNSAAPPPSSSLGFSSTGGSLGVGLGSALGGFGSSVSSSTSSSVSRRDSLLASSDLYKRGGSSLTPIGQPFYNSLGYSSSPSPIGLTPGHSPLTPPPSLPSSHGSSSSLHLGGLTNGSGRYISAAPGAEAKYRSTGGTSSLFNSSSQLFPPSRPRYSRSDVMPSGRSRLLEDFRNNRFPNLQLRDLPGHMVEFSQDQHGSRFIQQKLERATPAERQMVFGEILQAAYQLMTDVFGNYVIQKFFEFGSADQKLALATRIRGHVLPLALQMYGCRVIQKALESISSDQQVIGDIVRELDGHVLKCVKDQNGNHVVQKCIECVQPQALQFIIDAFQGQVFVLSTHPYGCRVIQRILEHCTQEQTLPILEELHQHSEQLGQKYQGVSLEMTPKTYYTVSRDALFKDQYGNYVIQHVLEHGRPEDKSKIVAEVRGKVLVLSQHKFASNVVEKCVIHSSRAERALLIDEVCCQKDGPHSALYTMMKDQYANYVVQRMIDMAEPAQRKIIMHKIRPHIATLRKYTYGKHILAKLEKYYMKSGSELGPIGGPTNGLM from the exons AT GCTTTCCCGTGGAATGAGCGTTCCATGCAGCATCCTAGGTATGAATGACGTGGCCTGGCAGGAGACAAGAGGTGGGATGCTGCATGCAAATGGTGCTCCTGAGTCTGGAGGCGTGCGAGTTCTTGCTGGAGGGCCCCTGACCACAGTTGGGGGAGCGGGGCAGGCTCCAGGAGCACCACATTTACAGGGCATGGACAGAGGTCCTCACCCCACCCCAGGTACGCCGCAGCCTCCGCTGAGTGGAAGATCTCAGGATGACGCCACAGTCGGATACTTCTTTCAGAGACAGCCTGGAGAGCAGCTTGTAGGTTTTACACCCAGCAAGCATCGCTGGCCAACTGGAGATGCTAACCATGTTGATCAG GTCCGAGCTGTGGATGAAATGAATTACGACTTTCAAGCTCTTGCTTTGGAGTCACGGGGGATGGGGGAG cttttaCCAGCTAAAAAGCTCTGGGATTCTGACGAGTTGGCCAAAGATGGAAGGAAAGGGATGCTTCTTGGTGAGGAGTGGCGGGACAACGCATGGGGATCGTCTC ATCATTCAGTGTCTCAACCAATCATGGTGCAGCGGCGGCCAGGTCAAGGTTTCCATGGCAATGGTGATGCCAATTCCGTGCTATCGCCTCGCTCAGAAGGTGGAGGCCTGGGGGTGAGCATGGTGGAATATGTCCTGAGCTCCTCTCCAGGGGACAAAATGGACAGTCGCTACAGGAACGGTGGTTAT GGTGGAGGAGATGTTGACCAAGACGGGAGAGAGAAGAATGATGCCCAGGAGAAGGTGTCTCCTTTTGAGGAAAATAAAATCCCAGAGAAGGTGGGAGAGGATGGTGATCCTGCTAAGGCCAATGGAAGAGCTCTGCTGAATGGCATGGACAGAGACTGCAAAGACTTTAA tccAACCCCTGGAAGCCGTCAAGCTTCTCCCACCGAggctgtggagaggatgggtcCCAGTCAGACAGGTTTGGAGATGATGGGACAGCACCACGTCCACGTCCTCCAGCAACAGAATCCTGCCCAAAACAAGGTCCAGGCGGAGGACTTCCATAATCAAGAAGCGCAGAACATGGGTGGCATGGAGCAGCAAGCGGGTGTGGAGTCATTACAGTTCGATTATGCTGGGAACCAGATCCAGGTGGACTCCTCAGGAACTCCAGTCGGATTGTTTGACTACAGCTCTCAACAGCAG ttgTTCCAGAGATCTAATCCCCTGACTGTCCAACAGCTCACTGCAGCTCAGCAACAACAATATGCCTTGGCTGCAGCTCAGCAACAGCATCTCG CTGGCCTTGCTCCTGCATTTGTGTCAAACCCTTACATCATTAATGCTGGCCCCCCTGGAACTGATCCCTACACTGCCGCTGGGCTGGCAGCAGCGGCCACGCTTGGAG GCCCCACAGTTGTTCCTCCACAGTACTACAGTGTTCCTTGGGGCGTGTACCCAGCCAATCTTTTCCAGCAACAGGCTGCATCTAATGCCAACCACTCGGCTAATCAGCAAGCATCCAATCAGGGACCAGGGCCCGGCCAACAACAG GTGATGCGCACAGGGACCAGCCAGCGACCTCTTACACCTGGGCAAGGCCAGCAGAGTCAGCAGGAATCTTtagcagctgcagctgctgcaaaCCCTGCACTAGCTTATGCAGGAATGTCTG GTTATCAGGTGTTGGCCCCTGCTGCCTATTATGACCAGACTGGAGCATTGGTGATGGGCCCTGGTGCCCGAACCGGCCTAGGTGGGCCTCTTCGTCTCGTCCAGACCCCTCTCCTCatcaaccctgcagcagcacaggctG cagcagcagcgtctGCCTCTGGCTCCGGTAACAACATGTCTGGCCCGCCAGCCAACGGACTGTACCGCTCCATGGCTCAAcctcagcctcagcagcagcagcagcaggctccCCCGCAAAGCAGTGGCCTGCCCTCAAGCTCATTCTATGGCTCTGGATCGGTACCCAACACTTCTCAGAGCAGCTCCCTTTTTTCACACAACTCTGCGGCGCCACCACCAAGTTCCTCCCTGGGCTTCAGCAGCACAGGCGGCTCTCTGGGCGTGGGTCTGGGCTCTGCTCTTGGAGGCTTTGGCTCTTCAG TATCTAGCTCTACAAGTAGCAGTGTATCTCGCAGGGACTCCCTGTTGGCAAGTTCTGACCTATACAAACGAGGTGGTAGCAGTTTAACTCCCATTGGCCAGCCATTTTACAACAGCCTTGGTTACTCATCTTCACCCAGCCCCATTGGCCTAACACCAGGTCACTCCCCACTGACTCCTCCACCTTCTCTGCCATCGTCTCATGGATCTTCCTCCAGCCTTCACTTAG GTGGCCTGACAAATGGCAGTGGGCGTTACATCTCTGCCGCTCCTGGAGCTGAGGCCAAATACCGAAGCACCGGCGGTACATCCAGTCTGTTCAACTCCAGCAGCCAGCTGTTCCCTCCGTCTCGGCCCCGCTACAGTCGCTCTGATGTCATGCCCTCTGGGCGCAGCCGTCTACTGGAAGACTTCAGGAACAACCGTTTCCCGAATCTTCAACTCCGCGACCTGCCAGGACACATGGTGGAGTTCTCCCAAGACCAGCATGGATCCAG ATTTATCCAGCAGAAGCTGGAGAGGGCCACTCCTGCTGAGAGGCAGATGGTGTTTGGAGAGATTCTGCAAGCAGCATATCAACTGATGACTGATGTATTTGGGAATTATGTCATTCAAAAGTTCTTTGAG TTCGGAAGCGCAGACCAGAAGCTTGCTTTAGCAACACGCATTCGTGGACATGTTCTCCCCCTGGCTTTGCAGATGTATGGTTGCAGGGTCATTCAAAAGGCCTTGGAGTCCATTTCCTCAGATCAGCAGGTAATT GGTGACATTGTACGGGAGTTGGATGGCCATGTGTTGAAGTGTGTGAAGGACCAGAATGGTAACCATGTGGTGCAGAAGTGCATCGAATGTGTCCAGCCACAGGCCCTGCAGTTTATTATTGATGCTTTCCAAGGACAG GTGTTTGTGCTTTCCACACATCCCTACGGCTGCAGAGTTATCCAGAGGATTTTGGAGCACTGCACTCAGGAGCAAACGCTGCCCATCCTGGAAGAGCTTCATCAGCACTCTGAACAGCTGGGCCAG AAATATCAAGGCGTTTCATTGGAGATGACACCCAAAACATATTATACAGTGTCCCGTGATGCACTGTTCAAG GATCAGTATGGTAACTACGTCATTCAGCATGTTTTGGAGCACGGCAGGCCAGAGGATAAGAGCAAGATTGTGGCAGAGGTTCGAGGAAAGGTTCTTGTCCTGAGCCAACATAAATTTGCAAG